A single region of the Gracilibacillus caseinilyticus genome encodes:
- a CDS encoding YvrJ family protein, with product MEDTWTTLITDLGFPVAVTFYLLHRIETKLNTLIESIVALPDKMR from the coding sequence ATGGAAGACACCTGGACCACATTAATCACCGATCTCGGCTTCCCGGTGGCAGTCACCTTTTACCTGCTGCACCGCATCGAAACAAAGCTCAACACATTAATCGAGTCCATCGTCGCCTTGCCAGATAAAATGCGCTAG
- a CDS encoding polysaccharide pyruvyl transferase family protein: MEESMLIGIVGNYGNNNKGDEAILEGILLQLEEMFQLDRSNIIVFSNQPEKTTAQYGVQSQRLYYKKNNAVLTMFRTMRRNAAAIRQLDLLIVGGGGIFMDLYGREAFLFGMYGWLAKLTRTPVVLYGVGAGPILTKTGKLLLRSLAHLSDLVTVRDPNSKKLLQAIGVKSPVHVIGDPAFQIEAPKEQEATDSTSLKIGVTAVPYYHKSYWPREETTYYERYVTGMVANLDALAEVYPDCEIQFFSTKYPQDVQVTEDIQRRMKYRESTRIQEYLADPKEIAQFASEQDIVIGTRLHSLILALVSGTPVISVSYHHKVEDFMGMIGMGQYSIPIEKLDQDAGFFVQSIEVMRMNWTLTKERFGKISSKMRKEAFTGMELVKERIIERTKQPKVLVLSNMYPSKHSRTFGIFVKNQVELLKEKGVQAHVISIKDPRKGKARLLKKYGLFFARNLWHMIWKGWRYDTVHVHYIFPTGIVGLAYKYLFNKKLVVTSHGGDIDQMIKKNNRVRQLSEHILQKADDIIVVGEGLKQDIHDNFSVDQAKISVINMGVNRSVFKPAGKAFARQQLGLPADQEIILFIGNLIYAKGLDDLAEATASLKEKHPQLVTHLIGEPKDASYFEQFQQQYRSEAIKVHGSISQEELALWLSAADCFVLPSHIEGFGLVALEAMSCHVPVVGTDVGGLTYLLADQTGLKVKPKDPDDLADKIDQVLTYPALANTLVENGRLKAEAYDQNRLIESILAIYKQNKN; the protein is encoded by the coding sequence ATGGAAGAAAGTATGCTGATCGGCATTGTTGGAAATTATGGAAACAATAATAAAGGTGATGAAGCAATTCTTGAGGGGATTCTTCTTCAACTTGAAGAGATGTTTCAATTAGATCGTTCGAACATAATTGTATTCTCTAATCAACCGGAAAAGACAACTGCACAATATGGTGTTCAATCTCAACGCCTTTATTATAAAAAGAATAATGCTGTATTAACCATGTTTCGAACAATGCGAAGAAATGCAGCTGCTATTAGACAGTTAGATTTACTGATTGTCGGTGGTGGTGGTATTTTTATGGACTTATACGGGCGTGAAGCATTTTTATTTGGTATGTACGGATGGCTGGCAAAGCTTACAAGAACACCAGTTGTGTTGTACGGAGTAGGTGCTGGACCGATTCTGACCAAAACAGGGAAGCTGCTGTTACGCTCATTGGCGCATTTGTCGGATTTAGTGACGGTGAGAGATCCCAATTCCAAGAAATTGTTGCAAGCAATTGGGGTTAAATCACCGGTACATGTCATTGGAGATCCGGCATTTCAGATTGAAGCACCGAAAGAGCAGGAAGCCACGGATTCGACGTCACTGAAGATAGGAGTAACAGCTGTTCCGTATTATCATAAAAGTTACTGGCCACGTGAAGAAACAACGTACTACGAAAGATATGTAACAGGTATGGTAGCGAATCTGGATGCTTTAGCAGAAGTATATCCAGATTGCGAGATTCAATTTTTTTCAACCAAATATCCACAGGATGTACAAGTGACAGAAGATATCCAGCGCAGGATGAAGTATCGGGAATCTACCAGAATACAAGAGTATTTGGCGGATCCAAAAGAAATTGCCCAATTTGCTTCTGAACAGGATATTGTCATTGGGACAAGGCTGCATTCATTAATACTGGCACTAGTTTCTGGTACACCGGTGATTTCGGTTTCCTATCATCACAAAGTAGAGGATTTCATGGGAATGATCGGGATGGGACAATACTCGATTCCTATTGAAAAACTGGATCAGGATGCTGGCTTTTTTGTGCAATCGATTGAAGTGATGCGAATGAATTGGACGCTTACCAAAGAAAGGTTCGGCAAGATTTCGAGCAAAATGCGAAAAGAAGCCTTTACCGGTATGGAATTGGTGAAAGAACGTATTATTGAAAGAACCAAGCAGCCGAAAGTGTTAGTACTTAGTAATATGTATCCTTCTAAGCATTCTAGAACATTTGGAATCTTTGTGAAGAACCAAGTCGAGTTACTGAAGGAAAAAGGCGTCCAGGCGCATGTTATATCTATTAAAGATCCACGAAAAGGAAAAGCGAGACTGCTGAAGAAATACGGTCTGTTTTTTGCCCGGAATTTGTGGCACATGATCTGGAAAGGCTGGCGGTATGATACTGTCCATGTTCATTATATATTTCCAACAGGGATCGTCGGACTAGCGTATAAATACTTATTTAACAAAAAATTAGTCGTCACCTCGCATGGTGGAGATATCGATCAAATGATCAAAAAGAATAACCGCGTCCGCCAGCTTTCTGAGCATATCTTACAGAAAGCGGATGATATTATCGTCGTTGGCGAAGGGTTGAAGCAGGATATTCATGACAACTTCTCTGTTGATCAAGCCAAAATATCGGTGATCAACATGGGGGTCAATCGTTCTGTATTTAAACCTGCTGGAAAAGCATTTGCACGGCAACAATTAGGATTACCAGCGGATCAGGAAATTATTCTTTTTATCGGGAATCTGATCTATGCCAAAGGACTGGACGACCTTGCGGAAGCGACAGCCTCATTGAAGGAAAAGCACCCGCAGCTTGTCACGCATTTAATTGGTGAACCGAAAGATGCTAGTTATTTTGAACAATTCCAACAGCAATATCGATCAGAAGCGATCAAGGTTCATGGTTCCATCAGCCAGGAAGAACTAGCACTTTGGCTGTCTGCAGCAGACTGTTTTGTATTGCCGTCACATATTGAAGGATTCGGTCTTGTGGCGTTAGAGGCCATGTCCTGTCACGTGCCGGTAGTTGGAACTGATGTCGGTGGCTTAACGTACTTATTAGCAGATCAGACGGGACTCAAGGTGAAACCAAAGGATCCGGACGATTTAGCAGACAAAATCGATCAAGTATTAACCTATCCGGCATTGGCGAATACATTGGTAGAAAATGGCCGCCTCAAAGCAGAAGCATATGACCAAAATCGTCTGATCGAATCGATATTAGCTATATATAAACAAAATAAAAACTAG
- a CDS encoding DUF2922 domain-containing protein, translated as MKKIELKFENEEGKTATISLDNPVEPVDPVVVNTAMDAIMSQNAFFSSGGDLVAKKSARIVERNVTDIEL; from the coding sequence ATGAAGAAGATCGAACTCAAATTTGAAAATGAGGAAGGTAAAACGGCCACCATCTCACTGGATAATCCAGTAGAACCAGTCGATCCGGTAGTGGTTAACACTGCCATGGACGCGATCATGAGCCAGAACGCTTTCTTTTCATCTGGCGGTGATTTAGTTGCGAAGAAAAGCGCACGCATTGTCGAACGCAATGTAACCGATATTGAATTATAA
- a CDS encoding LCP family protein, translating to MTNKQEQFRIEKRIKKKKKRLKVLLFVFIPLVIILGSVGVFAAQLINKAQNTVNNALESDGREGGSALRDEEVDPGKDSISILFIGIDDSEKRQSNNESSQLSDALILATLNKQDHSVKMLSIPRDSYVYVPIKDRQTKINHAHAYGGPSATIETVEQFLDIPVDYFVRINFNAFMDVVDTLNGITVEVPYEFYEQDSQDRKNAIHLLPGEQTLNGEEALALARTRKLDNDIERGKRQQQIMKAILQKSMSLGSVFKYDDLIEAVGNNMKTNMTFNEMKSLVSYGTSGQLNIETYTLQGSDSRIDGTYYYQVNEESLSTVQQTLKQHLDFEETTAETDTVTE from the coding sequence ATGACTAACAAACAGGAGCAATTTCGTATTGAAAAAAGAATCAAAAAAAAGAAGAAACGGCTTAAGGTCTTACTTTTTGTCTTTATTCCACTCGTTATTATCCTTGGTTCCGTTGGGGTATTTGCAGCACAGTTAATTAATAAAGCACAGAATACAGTGAACAACGCCCTTGAATCGGATGGACGTGAAGGCGGTTCCGCACTTCGTGATGAGGAAGTAGACCCTGGTAAAGATAGTATTTCCATCCTTTTTATCGGGATCGATGACAGTGAAAAACGACAAAGCAATAATGAATCGAGTCAATTATCAGATGCACTCATATTAGCCACACTTAATAAACAAGATCACAGTGTCAAGATGCTCAGTATTCCGAGAGATTCCTACGTATATGTCCCGATAAAAGATAGACAGACTAAAATCAATCATGCTCACGCATATGGCGGACCTAGTGCAACTATTGAAACCGTCGAGCAATTTCTTGATATTCCTGTTGATTATTTTGTTCGGATTAACTTTAATGCATTTATGGACGTGGTCGATACATTGAACGGCATCACAGTGGAAGTTCCTTATGAATTCTACGAGCAAGACTCGCAAGACCGAAAAAATGCGATTCATCTGTTACCTGGTGAACAGACGTTAAACGGTGAAGAAGCATTGGCGCTTGCCAGAACGCGAAAATTGGACAATGATATTGAGCGTGGTAAACGACAGCAACAAATTATGAAAGCGATATTGCAAAAATCTATGTCACTGGGATCTGTTTTTAAATATGATGATCTCATCGAGGCAGTGGGCAACAATATGAAAACGAACATGACCTTTAATGAAATGAAAAGCTTAGTTTCTTATGGTACAAGTGGTCAGTTAAATATCGAAACATATACATTACAAGGGTCTGACTCCCGTATCGATGGAACGTATTACTACCAGGTGAACGAAGAAAGTTTATCAACGGTTCAGCAAACACTGAAACAACACTTGGATTTTGAAGAGACGACAGCGGAAACAGATACAGTCACAGAATAA
- a CDS encoding SLAP domain-containing protein produces MATVEQLAVSILIRNGSKKNLTISSLPLALYDREEELVAEGLFKVDQLEVKNNTSNPRNFIFPTYLLKKDIADIDLSQWTVKVVEKTG; encoded by the coding sequence ATGGCCACTGTTGAACAGCTTGCAGTTTCGATTCTGATCCGCAATGGTTCCAAAAAGAATCTCACCATCTCCAGCCTGCCACTTGCGTTATACGATCGTGAAGAAGAGCTGGTAGCAGAAGGATTATTTAAAGTAGATCAATTAGAAGTAAAAAACAATACAAGTAACCCGCGGAATTTTATTTTCCCAACTTACTTATTGAAGAAAGATATAGCTGACATAGATTTAAGTCAGTGGACAGTGAAAGTGGTTGAAAAAACAGGATAA
- a CDS encoding helix-turn-helix domain-containing protein: MKYDRGKIVKKYRKLRGWSQTQLGNEVGASTSAISKLESGKSTPSEEIMNNIQQVLNIREITYAEYHPLLQKLNAWQKSISMGNHKIADSYHHEFKDLSIRSLHDQTGLYSLCHFRYALMKFNLDYAGAFLEDVKKHADVIPASYSYHYYKSLGCYYLLRSQMADAWTYLKVAAKLDKEQFNHDGEIHLYYALAYYFRENFADSHQHAIKALILFQDKMNQPNILYSRFLVIKNQIRKEATTTIIEQLHTILDNYPSTHKYYIYYLISSAYMQQDDYEQALKYIRKALHHETNPFFRERYLYLYAYIYALMGDVEMTITMINGGLKMAISEKYQYRFYILKEIVQRTYGSESFRKRVSEEIIPFYQSNGDVVEAKYCHAILGDVYYRLRSYKQACKHYYVFPGNRFISHLLQKYPVK, encoded by the coding sequence GTGAAGTATGATCGAGGAAAAATTGTAAAGAAATACCGAAAATTGCGAGGCTGGTCACAAACGCAGTTAGGTAATGAAGTAGGAGCCAGTACCTCTGCGATTAGTAAGCTGGAATCTGGAAAATCAACACCCTCTGAAGAAATCATGAACAATATCCAGCAAGTTCTCAATATTAGAGAAATTACTTACGCAGAATACCATCCACTTCTCCAGAAATTAAACGCCTGGCAAAAAAGCATTTCGATGGGTAATCACAAAATCGCGGATAGCTATCACCATGAATTCAAAGACTTATCCATCCGCTCCCTTCATGATCAGACAGGCTTATATTCGCTTTGTCATTTCCGTTATGCACTGATGAAATTCAACCTCGATTATGCCGGAGCTTTCCTAGAGGACGTAAAGAAACACGCCGACGTTATTCCCGCATCGTACAGTTACCACTATTATAAATCACTCGGTTGTTATTATTTACTCCGCTCGCAAATGGCAGACGCCTGGACCTATTTGAAAGTCGCAGCAAAATTGGACAAGGAGCAATTTAATCACGATGGAGAAATTCATTTATATTATGCACTTGCCTACTACTTCCGCGAGAATTTTGCTGATTCTCATCAACATGCTATAAAAGCGCTCATCCTTTTTCAAGACAAAATGAACCAGCCGAATATATTGTATTCCCGCTTCCTCGTCATCAAGAACCAAATCCGCAAAGAAGCGACGACAACCATCATCGAACAATTACACACTATCCTTGACAACTACCCAAGCACTCACAAATACTACATCTATTACTTAATAAGCTCTGCCTATATGCAACAAGACGATTATGAACAGGCATTGAAGTATATTCGCAAAGCACTCCATCATGAAACGAACCCATTTTTCAGAGAAAGATATCTGTACCTTTATGCATACATATACGCATTAATGGGCGATGTGGAGATGACAATTACGATGATCAATGGTGGCTTGAAGATGGCGATATCGGAGAAATATCAGTACCGCTTCTATATTTTAAAAGAAATTGTGCAGCGCACATATGGATCAGAATCCTTCCGCAAAAGAGTAAGTGAGGAGATCATCCCTTTTTACCAATCAAATGGTGATGTCGTCGAAGCTAAATATTGCCATGCTATCTTGGGTGATGTCTATTACCGGCTGAGATCCTATAAACAGGCGTGTAAGCATTATTACGTTTTTCCCGGTAACCGATTTATTTCACACTTGCTGCAGAAGTATCCGGTCAAGTAA
- a CDS encoding DUF1659 domain-containing protein, producing the protein MATANRIDSRLQLTFENGTDPVSGDPIYKKRSFNNVKIDATADQLLEITKAIVPLQQLSLYSVKRNDTELISE; encoded by the coding sequence ATGGCAACAGCAAATCGAATCGATTCCAGATTACAGTTAACATTCGAGAACGGAACAGATCCTGTCTCAGGTGATCCGATCTACAAGAAACGTTCATTCAACAACGTAAAAATTGATGCAACTGCCGACCAGCTGCTGGAAATTACGAAGGCAATTGTTCCATTGCAGCAATTAAGCTTGTACTCGGTGAAACGAAATGACACAGAATTAATCAGTGAATAA
- the murJ gene encoding murein biosynthesis integral membrane protein MurJ, with protein sequence MRWVKILGAVAVINVIARLLGFAREVVIGYQYGTTYVADSIITAFTVPNFIYLVVGGAITTAFISVYSKLAESKKQLFINNIWTILLIILSVLTVISIVFAEYFIHLLFSGLSGPSFQLTVHLYQVMAPSSLFLVIGMWLSGLWNIQGYYRLTAFATLVFNGVFLTFGAGLTGLFSTYSYAVGAVAGAFLMAFLLYTKWLKEQRPISFQIGLGPNRNEMWRFMKLALPILLGGATLQFYFLIQRIYASQLEEGIIASLNYASKMTQFPQAILMTSVTTVMYPLLSKAVGDNQNEKVSRIYQKGIRWLFILLVPATAFLMSYAKPIISVIFEYGQFDEQATARTYPLLQWLALSMLPLAMNTYITRFFYAKEQSYLPVFYSMLSVFGINIFIINMYIDQLGVYALAVGTIIATVTNMIFLMITATVKYRFTVGNPWEWSIYVLLASGLIVISKSVVASFDELLMLACGGLLTAVFILVGLRLFK encoded by the coding sequence GTGCGCTGGGTAAAAATATTAGGAGCGGTCGCAGTCATTAATGTGATTGCCCGGTTATTAGGATTTGCTAGAGAAGTAGTGATTGGCTATCAGTATGGTACAACGTATGTGGCAGATAGTATTATTACTGCTTTTACCGTTCCTAATTTTATTTATCTCGTGGTTGGTGGTGCCATAACGACTGCCTTTATTTCCGTATACAGCAAATTAGCAGAGTCAAAAAAACAGCTGTTCATTAATAATATATGGACGATATTGCTGATCATTTTAAGCGTTCTGACGGTGATCAGTATCGTATTCGCCGAGTATTTTATCCATTTATTATTTAGCGGCTTGTCGGGTCCATCGTTCCAATTAACGGTTCATTTGTATCAAGTTATGGCACCGTCTTCGTTGTTTCTCGTCATCGGAATGTGGCTGAGCGGATTGTGGAATATACAAGGCTATTACCGATTGACGGCTTTCGCAACGCTAGTGTTCAACGGTGTATTCCTGACCTTTGGTGCTGGACTTACAGGATTATTTTCCACTTATTCGTATGCAGTTGGTGCTGTTGCAGGGGCTTTTCTGATGGCATTTCTGTTATATACGAAATGGCTGAAGGAGCAACGCCCGATTTCTTTCCAAATCGGACTTGGTCCAAATCGTAATGAAATGTGGCGCTTTATGAAATTGGCATTACCGATTTTATTAGGCGGTGCCACGTTACAATTTTATTTTTTGATTCAGCGTATATATGCTTCTCAGTTAGAGGAAGGGATCATAGCATCACTGAATTATGCCAGTAAGATGACACAATTTCCTCAGGCAATCTTAATGACCAGTGTGACAACGGTTATGTATCCACTGCTGTCCAAAGCGGTGGGGGATAATCAGAATGAGAAAGTGTCACGTATTTATCAGAAAGGGATCCGCTGGTTATTTATTTTACTAGTACCGGCGACCGCCTTTTTAATGAGTTATGCTAAGCCTATCATATCGGTTATTTTTGAATATGGGCAGTTTGATGAGCAGGCTACAGCAAGAACGTACCCGTTATTACAATGGCTCGCACTGTCAATGCTGCCATTGGCCATGAATACGTATATCACACGCTTCTTTTATGCGAAGGAGCAATCTTATTTACCGGTATTCTATAGTATGCTATCCGTATTCGGTATTAATATTTTTATTATAAATATGTACATCGATCAGCTTGGTGTCTATGCGCTAGCAGTTGGTACTATCATTGCGACTGTGACCAATATGATTTTCCTGATGATCACAGCCACGGTAAAATATCGCTTCACCGTAGGTAATCCGTGGGAGTGGAGTATATATGTCCTGCTGGCCAGCGGTCTGATTGTCATTAGCAAATCGGTTGTCGCAAGCTTCGATGAGTTGCTCATGCTAGCCTGTGGAGGTTTGCTGACGGCAGTGTTCATTTTGGTTGGATTACGGCTTTTTAAATAA
- a CDS encoding SH3 domain-containing protein has protein sequence MKQFMSKLLVVSMVFVMLPTYGPISLSASGESQSNFYEWNITQPFVIQKDDKTLGELHDGATVYLEQGEEGTYLLKWGEQSIELSQQELEAYLPFEDSIQEEVAEEETEQAEIPADTVLYLGENLKEEVGIIDQSAIFHVVTETEDYVEVEIGHASFYISASAVQPEESSSDQTDDNQSNLESDQSSTNDQTDEQSDQESDSSDDQPNINDQENADATENEAEKNKEEPEEEPEEEVTKESIDKQQIKKSITSASITTTRAFTSSDQYFEVTEPNLTVYDNSTGKLVPIGKLMEGDVFKLIRTVGNWHEVQFGEKMGYVYKPATKPADKSAEKNWTSSKDHSKEARALENLTVYDNSSGSLVAFAQIYKNESFRYIDQQGNWARIEIGGRMGYIYVPAMAKGFTDDTEYFEVLVDYQSVYDNSSGSLVKTGVLRQGEVYKLERVLGNWLVILVAGERRYVLKETTKPAERSAEKNWYSPSGYKSDKRIAFDRLTIYDNTSGSLVPFGYIEQGKEFNYVSHTGNWIVIDYGGRKGYVYAPATYRAFNDSDKYFEVLKDNLTVYDNSSGSLKAVGKLPEGAVLERTGDYGNWHRIQYGDKYAFVWKFDTKPSSKPPKLAGNPSYNKDKLILSQSTPVYDNSTGELIPFAYLPKDELYPYIRMVGNWYEIEYGGRIGYIYYTAVENKRQFAETNYSIDYQDMLDIQMTKTPKVDGAGRFIASRELVSYYANSNNFDRQSQEYLQFLILSEPANLDADEINAKVLKGKGSLEGTAEAFIEAGEKYNVNEVYLIAHALHETANGTSTLASGVTVNGKKTYNMYGIEAYDGCAVSCGSQHAYDEGWFTPEAAVIGGAEFIADDWINDGQDTLYKMRWNPESPGYPQYATHVSWALSQTSRIQQIYDMLETYILKFDVPIYKNQPGSTSKPSGADQYYVNTASKGSLAETTANLNLRSGPSTSFSKVRMLSNGEQVEIMGSNGGWYKVVAGSDIGWVSGDYLKFKQQLRVVDGITALNVRSSSSTKGSVLGQLKAGQFVTGVVDQSGKFVKENGWYKIIYKEGFGWVSGTYIRE, from the coding sequence ATGAAACAATTTATGTCGAAACTCCTTGTCGTATCCATGGTTTTCGTCATGTTACCAACGTATGGGCCAATTTCACTGTCTGCCAGTGGAGAGAGTCAATCAAACTTTTACGAGTGGAATATAACCCAGCCATTTGTCATACAAAAAGATGACAAAACGTTAGGAGAACTACATGATGGTGCAACCGTTTATTTAGAACAAGGAGAAGAGGGTACCTATCTTCTGAAATGGGGAGAGCAGAGTATAGAACTATCACAGCAGGAACTGGAAGCGTATCTGCCATTTGAAGACTCCATACAGGAAGAAGTTGCAGAGGAAGAGACCGAACAAGCAGAAATCCCTGCGGATACGGTACTTTACTTGGGTGAAAATCTCAAAGAAGAAGTTGGAATAATAGATCAATCCGCTATTTTTCATGTTGTTACAGAAACAGAAGATTATGTCGAAGTAGAAATTGGTCATGCATCATTCTACATATCAGCTAGTGCTGTTCAACCAGAGGAATCCTCCTCAGATCAAACAGACGACAACCAATCGAACTTGGAATCCGACCAATCATCAACCAATGATCAAACAGATGAGCAGTCTGATCAGGAATCAGACTCTTCAGACGATCAACCAAATATAAATGACCAAGAAAATGCTGATGCAACAGAGAATGAAGCAGAAAAGAACAAGGAAGAACCAGAAGAAGAACCAGAAGAGGAAGTCACGAAAGAATCAATTGATAAACAGCAAATTAAAAAATCAATCACCTCTGCAAGCATTACCACTACACGCGCATTTACTAGCTCCGATCAATACTTTGAAGTAACGGAGCCAAATTTAACCGTTTATGATAATAGTACAGGTAAATTGGTTCCGATTGGAAAGTTAATGGAAGGCGATGTGTTTAAATTAATTAGAACTGTTGGAAATTGGCATGAGGTACAGTTCGGAGAAAAAATGGGCTATGTGTATAAGCCTGCTACTAAACCTGCTGATAAGAGCGCAGAGAAGAATTGGACAAGCAGCAAAGATCATAGCAAAGAAGCAAGAGCACTTGAGAATTTAACGGTTTATGATAACAGCAGTGGTTCTCTGGTAGCCTTCGCACAGATTTATAAGAATGAATCATTTCGCTACATTGATCAGCAAGGAAACTGGGCTAGAATAGAAATTGGAGGGCGTATGGGTTATATCTACGTACCTGCCATGGCGAAAGGCTTTACAGATGATACGGAGTATTTTGAAGTACTGGTAGATTATCAATCTGTTTATGATAACAGTTCCGGTAGTCTGGTCAAAACAGGTGTGCTAAGACAAGGTGAAGTATACAAATTGGAACGGGTACTAGGAAACTGGCTCGTGATTCTTGTTGCAGGGGAAAGAAGATATGTATTGAAAGAAACGACGAAACCTGCAGAGCGATCAGCAGAGAAGAATTGGTACAGTCCTTCTGGTTACAAGTCAGATAAGCGAATCGCATTTGATCGATTGACAATCTATGATAATACTTCAGGCTCACTTGTTCCATTTGGTTATATCGAGCAAGGCAAAGAATTTAACTATGTTAGTCATACCGGTAATTGGATAGTTATTGATTATGGCGGTCGTAAAGGTTATGTATATGCACCTGCCACATATCGGGCTTTTAATGACTCAGATAAATATTTCGAAGTATTGAAGGATAACTTGACGGTCTATGATAATAGCTCTGGCAGTCTTAAAGCGGTTGGAAAACTCCCTGAAGGTGCTGTACTGGAACGCACAGGTGACTATGGAAACTGGCATCGAATCCAATACGGTGATAAATATGCTTTTGTATGGAAATTCGATACTAAACCAAGTTCAAAGCCACCTAAATTAGCAGGTAATCCGTCCTATAATAAAGACAAACTAATTCTGTCGCAATCCACACCAGTCTACGATAACTCAACAGGCGAGCTTATTCCTTTTGCCTATCTTCCAAAAGATGAGTTATATCCATATATTAGAATGGTGGGGAACTGGTATGAGATAGAGTATGGTGGACGTATTGGTTATATCTATTATACTGCCGTGGAGAATAAGCGTCAGTTTGCAGAAACCAATTATTCAATAGATTACCAGGATATGCTTGATATCCAAATGACGAAAACACCTAAAGTGGATGGTGCTGGTCGTTTTATTGCAAGTAGAGAGCTTGTCTCCTACTACGCTAATTCCAATAACTTCGATCGTCAATCCCAAGAGTATTTGCAATTCCTGATTTTATCTGAACCTGCTAATCTCGATGCAGATGAAATCAATGCAAAAGTACTTAAAGGAAAAGGATCGTTAGAAGGAACAGCAGAAGCATTTATCGAAGCAGGGGAAAAATATAATGTTAATGAAGTGTATTTAATTGCCCATGCTTTACATGAAACAGCAAATGGAACATCAACTCTTGCGTCTGGTGTTACTGTTAATGGTAAAAAGACGTACAACATGTATGGGATCGAAGCATATGATGGCTGTGCAGTTAGTTGTGGCTCACAGCATGCCTATGATGAAGGCTGGTTCACACCGGAAGCAGCGGTTATCGGTGGAGCAGAATTCATTGCTGATGACTGGATTAACGATGGACAGGATACATTGTATAAAATGCGCTGGAATCCGGAAAGTCCGGGATATCCGCAATATGCTACACATGTAAGCTGGGCATTATCACAAACATCCCGGATTCAGCAAATTTACGATATGCTGGAAACCTATATTTTAAAATTTGATGTACCAATTTATAAAAACCAGCCGGGAAGTACGAGTAAGCCTTCCGGAGCAGACCAATACTATGTCAATACAGCTTCAAAAGGTTCGCTGGCGGAAACAACAGCTAACTTGAATTTACGCTCAGGTCCATCGACCAGCTTTTCGAAAGTACGAATGTTATCCAATGGTGAGCAAGTAGAAATCATGGGATCAAACGGTGGCTGGTATAAGGTTGTTGCAGGTAGTGATATCGGCTGGGTGAGCGGCGATTATTTGAAATTCAAACAACAGTTGAGAGTAGTCGACGGCATAACAGCATTGAACGTCAGAAGTTCCTCTTCTACGAAAGGGAGCGTCCTTGGCCAGTTGAAAGCAGGTCAATTTGTAACAGGTGTAGTTGATCAGTCCGGCAAATTTGTCAAAGAAAATGGTTGGTACAAGATCATTTATAAAGAAGGATTTGGCTGGGTATCCGGCACCTATATCAGGGAATAA
- a CDS encoding DUF1540 domain-containing protein, producing the protein MAKDVKCEVNNCKFWAEGNRCHADIIYVVSHTGRSAATEEETDCQTFEPSV; encoded by the coding sequence ATGGCTAAAGATGTAAAATGTGAGGTTAACAACTGTAAGTTCTGGGCTGAAGGTAACCGATGTCATGCAGATATCATTTATGTAGTCAGCCATACAGGGCGCAGTGCTGCCACAGAAGAAGAAACAGATTGCCAAACATTCGAGCCGTCCGTCTAA